A stretch of the Uranotaenia lowii strain MFRU-FL chromosome 3, ASM2978415v1, whole genome shotgun sequence genome encodes the following:
- the LOC129757425 gene encoding uncharacterized protein LOC129757425 — translation MANALDSISLTSQQFVMHLPRPPVSGDEISLKVKLKDDFERFSVNLCQERTEGNHHQAEADRIVYHFGLLSERLTGTDSCAVLQNHKNSRWSDLGSVSSDEGFCSFPFLYLIFRFQIEGIKVFVDDTQHSPDYEHDTEFPIETIRTVELWDDLDRIEEITLRYAERS, via the exons ATGGCAAACGCTTTGGATTCGATTTCATTGACAAGTCAACAGTTTGTGATGCACCTACCGCGTCCACCCGTAAGTGGTGATGAAATAAGTCTGAAAGTGAAACTTAAAGATGACTTCGAAAG ATTCTCCGTCAACCTGTGCCAGGAACGCACCGAAGGCAATCATCATCAAGCGGAAGCTGATCGAATCGTGTACCATTTTGGGCTTCTATCCGAACGCCTTACCGGAACCGATTCCTGTGCCGTCcttcaaaatcacaaaaactccAGATGGAGCGATCTGGGATCGGTCAGCTCCGACGAAGGTTTCTGTAGCTTTCCTTTCCTGTATCTGATCTTCCGGTTTCAAATCGAGGGCATAAAAGTGTTCGTGGACGATACGCAACATTCGCCGGACTACGAGCATGACACGGAGTTTCCAATCGAAACGATTCGTACCGTTGAACTTTGGGATGACCTGGACCGGATAGAGGAAATCACTTTGCGGTATGCCGAAAGATCATGA